From a region of the Wolbachia endosymbiont (group B) of Gerris lacustris genome:
- the tilS gene encoding tRNA lysidine(34) synthetase TilS, producing MQLELLFQDIINNFAFHNNQIVVAVSGGIDSVVLLHLMINWAKKNKLLAPIALTVNHGLRLESQREASFAMSYAKELGAKESFLLNWEKKNIKGNIQLQARKARYNLLTKWCKNNNVKYLFVAHHKNDQAETFLLRLERGSGVDGLSSMDYKSFLNGVYIFRPLLNFSRSEIERYAKLHQLRWVEDRSNYDLKYRRTLYRNLLKASDNQDVLTERICLTALHMKRAAKAFMHYTRLAFNDCINIHDLGYIEIKLDELYKLPEEIALRLLLYSIMAIVNKHYKPRYGSLIAIFNKILQKDSDINSTLSGCKIRKYGESILIIRESSKIQEVTVNLPMYEPITWDNRFSCTILGDQECSVTIAPLKKTQKIPEFLKNYGYCSEVYYSLPTVQKDGKVIAYLDVNYNGKNTDDDRVLCIINSTIKQNLVSLISV from the coding sequence ATGCAATTAGAGTTGTTATTTCAAGATATAATTAATAACTTTGCCTTTCATAATAATCAAATTGTGGTTGCAGTATCAGGCGGTATAGACAGTGTAGTTTTATTGCACTTGATGATTAACTGGGCAAAAAAAAACAAGCTTTTAGCCCCTATAGCATTAACAGTAAATCATGGATTACGTTTAGAATCTCAAAGAGAGGCTAGTTTTGCTATGAGTTATGCAAAAGAACTTGGAGCAAAGGAATCGTTCTTATTAAATTGGGAAAAGAAAAATATTAAAGGCAATATTCAGTTGCAGGCACGAAAAGCACGGTATAACTTATTAACAAAATGGTGTAAAAATAATAATGTTAAATATTTATTTGTTGCTCACCACAAAAATGATCAAGCAGAAACGTTCTTGTTGAGATTAGAGCGAGGTAGTGGCGTAGATGGATTATCATCAATGGATTACAAATCTTTCTTAAATGGTGTTTATATATTTAGGCCGTTGTTAAATTTTAGTCGTAGTGAAATAGAAAGGTATGCTAAGCTTCATCAGTTAAGATGGGTCGAAGATAGAAGCAACTATGACTTAAAATACAGGCGAACTCTATACCGTAACTTGCTTAAAGCAAGTGATAATCAAGATGTTCTAACAGAGCGAATATGCCTTACAGCACTTCATATGAAAAGAGCTGCAAAAGCGTTTATGCACTACACACGCCTTGCATTTAATGACTGCATTAATATTCATGATCTTGGTTATATTGAAATTAAACTAGATGAACTTTATAAACTGCCAGAGGAAATAGCTTTAAGGCTTCTTCTTTATTCTATAATGGCAATTGTCAACAAGCACTATAAACCAAGGTACGGTAGCCTTATCGCAATATTTAACAAAATATTGCAAAAAGATAGTGATATTAACAGTACACTCTCTGGATGTAAAATAAGAAAATATGGAGAAAGCATCTTGATAATTAGAGAATCGTCAAAGATACAAGAAGTTACTGTAAATTTGCCTATGTATGAACCTATTACATGGGACAATAGATTTAGCTGCACAATACTTGGAGATCAAGAATGTTCAGTAACTATTGCTCCGCTGAAGAAAACACAAAAAATCCCTGAGTTTTTAAAAAATTATGGTTATTGCTCTGAAGTTTACTACTCTTTACCTACAGTGCAAAAAGATGGAAAAGTGATTGCTTATCTAGATGTAAATTATAATGGGAAAAATACTGATGATGATAGGGTGCTATGCATTATTAATAGCACCATAAAACAAAATTTGGTAAGCTTGATTAGTGTTTAG
- a CDS encoding OmpA family protein, translating into MWSRLVMMCCFCLLLTGVSSCPKKEVNTKNKMNPIVKQMIDKRVFFDYDESSIGEVSADALLDVMEVLQNNPDAKVTLTGHTDNRGSHEYNLALGARRADAAKKFMVSCTPYLENRIKTASKGETEPLVNVKDDSRNSKYERDHAKNRRVEFSFSGIKN; encoded by the coding sequence ATGTGGAGTAGGCTGGTTATGATGTGTTGTTTTTGTTTGCTGCTTACCGGTGTAAGTTCTTGCCCTAAAAAAGAAGTAAACACAAAAAATAAAATGAATCCCATTGTTAAGCAAATGATTGATAAAAGAGTTTTCTTTGATTATGATGAATCTAGTATCGGTGAAGTGAGTGCAGATGCATTACTTGACGTGATGGAAGTGTTACAAAATAATCCTGACGCAAAGGTCACTTTAACTGGTCATACTGACAATCGTGGTTCTCACGAGTATAATCTTGCACTAGGTGCTAGAAGAGCAGATGCAGCTAAAAAATTTATGGTCAGCTGTACACCTTATCTAGAAAACAGAATAAAAACTGCTTCTAAAGGTGAAACTGAGCCTTTGGTTAATGTAAAAGATGATTCTAGAAATTCCAAGTATGAGAGAGATCATGCTAAAAATCGTAGAGTAGAGTTTTCATTCTCTGGAATAAAAAATTAG
- a CDS encoding carboxypeptidase → MRSYKFLEEVLHKVRNIENTLNLLSKSQLDVEDKIEQMCLLEGIRHEILSHDAIKESLANALGNNKNADTLQLKLIEGIHKSNSAIPVDLIKSLSKAKIECQNLWKLSNSEVSNLEKLKERFADLIKLVREVASIKSQQLKCSKYESLLADYDSNITEKNIKEIFPKLGKFFSENVEKVTQKQKKDKVTNIQKVTVQRQIELGSLFLQQMNVTPHEISISYYDPINYDESDLCYGLFLLLRHTGYAIHQKCLAQNSIKSSITKHVMYETQGLFMERIIGTSREFIEFIQPHIKEKLSTKGKINSSVENLYLIFNKVNLSSFLKNADEFTLLGHIMLRTRLEQNIINGTLEVKDLHDEWLKGMKHYKIPVKAKNELDTYFQDEYWISGVIGYFPIKVIALIAAVQFFSFIKKNHYEFLDAIVKGDFSLLIDWFSKNVYSAKYGFLEQLKKVTGRDLDIECYTSYLSEKYNLSQ, encoded by the coding sequence ATGAGATCTTATAAGTTTTTAGAGGAAGTATTACATAAGGTAAGGAATATTGAAAACACACTAAACCTACTAAGCAAAAGCCAACTGGATGTAGAGGATAAGATCGAGCAAATGTGTCTTCTAGAGGGAATCAGACATGAAATTCTCTCTCATGATGCAATAAAGGAATCATTAGCGAACGCTCTTGGCAACAACAAGAATGCGGATACCCTGCAGCTAAAGTTAATAGAAGGAATACATAAAAGCAATAGTGCTATTCCTGTTGATTTAATAAAATCTTTGTCCAAAGCTAAGATTGAATGCCAAAATTTATGGAAGCTATCTAACTCTGAAGTCAGTAATTTAGAAAAGCTGAAAGAACGCTTTGCTGATCTGATCAAACTTGTTCGTGAAGTAGCTTCTATAAAATCGCAGCAATTAAAGTGCTCAAAATATGAGTCATTGCTTGCTGACTATGACTCTAATATCACAGAAAAGAACATAAAGGAAATATTTCCTAAGTTAGGTAAATTTTTTAGTGAAAATGTAGAGAAAGTAACTCAAAAGCAGAAGAAGGATAAGGTTACTAATATACAAAAAGTTACGGTTCAGAGACAGATTGAACTTGGTTCCTTGTTCTTACAGCAAATGAATGTTACACCACATGAGATTTCCATTTCTTATTACGATCCTATCAATTATGATGAATCTGACCTTTGTTATGGTTTATTTTTACTTTTACGGCATACTGGTTATGCAATTCATCAAAAATGTTTAGCGCAAAATTCTATAAAGAGCTCGATTACGAAACATGTTATGTATGAAACTCAAGGGTTATTCATGGAAAGGATAATTGGAACATCCAGAGAATTTATTGAATTCATTCAACCACACATAAAAGAGAAACTTTCTACAAAAGGCAAAATTAATAGCAGTGTTGAAAATTTGTATTTGATTTTCAATAAAGTAAATCTTTCATCTTTTTTGAAGAATGCAGATGAGTTCACTTTATTAGGACATATCATGCTGAGAACTAGGTTAGAACAGAATATAATAAATGGTACGCTGGAAGTCAAAGATCTGCATGATGAGTGGCTGAAAGGTATGAAGCACTATAAAATTCCAGTAAAAGCTAAAAATGAGCTAGACACTTATTTTCAAGATGAGTATTGGATAAGTGGTGTTATAGGCTACTTTCCTATTAAAGTCATAGCGTTAATTGCTGCTGTGCAGTTTTTTTCTTTCATTAAGAAAAATCATTACGAATTTTTAGATGCTATAGTAAAAGGAGATTTCAGTTTACTTATCGATTGGTTCTCTAAAAATGTATATAGTGCAAAGTATGGCTTTTTGGAACAGCTAAAAAAGGTAACAGGTAGGGATTTAGATATTGAGTGCTACACTAGTTACTTATCTGAAAAGTATAATTTGTCTCAATAA
- a CDS encoding rod shape-determining protein, translating into MSFVQNLIRNFFTFKGLFASDIAIDLGTANTLVYQKSQGIVLDEPSVVARVKEKGSYVPYAFGKKAKMMLGKTPGEIEAIRPLKDGVIADFKSAEEMLKYFIRSANTRFTVNKPSIIICVPSGSTPVERRAIQDAAESAGANEVFLIEEPMAAAIGAGLPVTEPEGSMIVDIGGGTTEVAIISLGGIVYSRSARVGGDIMDEAIKSYIRENHKLLIGETTAEKIKKNVGSASLPGEDNKEGMIIKGRDLVSGMPKEMLLSEHQVAESLIEPVHQIISAIRTALESTPPELSSDIVDRGIILSGGGGLLRNLSKVISETTKLPVRVADDPLCCVALGSGKVLENMDYFGHVLFKQD; encoded by the coding sequence ATGAGTTTTGTTCAGAATTTAATCAGAAATTTTTTTACTTTCAAAGGTTTATTTGCTAGCGATATTGCTATAGATCTTGGTACTGCAAATACTTTAGTTTATCAGAAAAGTCAGGGGATAGTGCTTGATGAACCCTCAGTTGTAGCAAGAGTAAAAGAAAAAGGAAGTTACGTTCCTTATGCTTTTGGTAAAAAAGCTAAGATGATGCTCGGAAAAACACCTGGAGAAATAGAAGCGATAAGGCCCTTGAAAGACGGAGTTATTGCTGATTTTAAAAGCGCGGAAGAAATGTTAAAATATTTCATACGCAGCGCAAACACAAGATTCACTGTTAATAAGCCTAGTATTATCATATGTGTTCCATCTGGATCTACCCCAGTTGAAAGGCGTGCTATACAAGATGCAGCAGAAAGTGCTGGTGCAAATGAAGTATTCTTAATTGAAGAACCAATGGCTGCAGCAATTGGAGCTGGACTTCCAGTTACCGAACCTGAAGGTTCTATGATTGTTGACATAGGAGGTGGTACAACTGAAGTTGCAATTATTTCTTTAGGTGGAATTGTTTATTCACGTTCTGCCAGAGTAGGTGGTGATATTATGGATGAGGCAATAAAGTCATACATTCGTGAAAATCATAAGTTATTAATCGGTGAAACAACTGCTGAAAAAATTAAGAAAAACGTAGGTTCAGCCAGTCTGCCAGGTGAAGATAACAAAGAGGGAATGATAATTAAAGGCAGGGATTTAGTGAGTGGTATGCCAAAGGAAATGCTTTTATCAGAACACCAAGTTGCAGAAAGTCTAATAGAGCCTGTACATCAGATAATTTCTGCTATTAGGACTGCACTGGAGAGCACTCCACCTGAACTTTCTTCTGATATAGTCGATAGAGGAATAATTTTATCCGGTGGTGGTGGATTATTGCGCAACTTGAGTAAAGTTATTAGTGAAACAACAAAATTACCAGTTCGTGTTGCAGATGATCCACTTTGTTGTGTTGCCCTGGGTAGCGGAAAAGTACTTGAAAACATGGACTATTTTGGCCATGTTTTATTCAAGCAAGATTAA
- the mnmA gene encoding tRNA 2-thiouridine(34) synthase MnmA, whose translation MLKEFEIEPLLKDKAPHQTKAIVAMSGGVDSSVAAALLYNLGYEVIGVTLQLYGTDGNANAKKGACCAGQDIYDAKNVAESVGFPHYILNYEETFKKEVIEDFANTYMRGETPIPCIRCNQTVKFRDLLQVTKNLGADVLVTGHYVRRLEKNGEAKLYRSIDNSKDQSYFLFATTEEQLKLLRFPLGGFYKNDIRKLAKYFGLQISEKPDSQDICFVSKSYSKTIAKLAPQSIRKGKIVDTHGKVLGEHSGIVNFTVGQRRGLCIAHSEPLYVVRINTENNEVVVGPINVLMKKKILVKELNWLERPKEGMEVTVKLRSSHAGSLATIYSTDEKNKACVILNDDYFGISPGQACVAYKGEQVIGGGWICS comes from the coding sequence ATGCTAAAAGAATTTGAAATTGAACCTTTATTAAAAGATAAAGCTCCGCATCAAACTAAGGCTATTGTTGCAATGTCCGGGGGAGTTGATAGCTCCGTTGCTGCAGCACTGCTGTATAACCTTGGGTACGAAGTGATAGGTGTGACTCTTCAGCTATATGGCACTGATGGCAATGCTAATGCAAAAAAAGGTGCATGTTGCGCTGGACAGGATATCTATGATGCTAAAAACGTGGCTGAAAGTGTTGGCTTTCCTCATTATATTTTAAATTACGAAGAAACATTTAAAAAGGAAGTAATAGAAGATTTTGCGAATACTTACATGCGTGGGGAAACCCCCATACCATGTATAAGATGTAATCAAACAGTAAAATTCCGCGATCTATTACAAGTTACAAAAAATCTCGGTGCTGATGTACTCGTGACAGGACATTACGTAAGAAGGTTAGAAAAAAATGGTGAGGCAAAGCTATATAGAAGCATTGATAACAGTAAAGATCAAAGTTATTTTTTGTTTGCAACTACTGAGGAGCAATTAAAGCTTTTGCGATTTCCACTAGGTGGGTTCTATAAAAATGATATAAGAAAATTAGCAAAGTATTTTGGCTTACAAATTTCTGAAAAGCCAGACAGCCAAGATATATGCTTTGTTTCCAAAAGCTATAGTAAGACAATAGCTAAATTAGCTCCACAGTCTATACGAAAAGGTAAAATAGTGGATACTCATGGAAAAGTGTTAGGTGAACACAGCGGCATAGTAAATTTTACAGTAGGACAAAGAAGAGGCCTATGCATCGCACACAGTGAGCCTCTTTATGTAGTAAGAATCAATACAGAAAATAATGAGGTTGTAGTAGGTCCAATCAATGTATTAATGAAAAAAAAGATATTGGTCAAAGAGTTAAATTGGTTAGAACGACCAAAAGAAGGTATGGAAGTAACTGTAAAGCTCAGGTCATCACATGCAGGAAGCTTAGCGACAATATATTCAACTGACGAAAAAAATAAAGCCTGTGTCATTTTAAACGACGATTACTTTGGCATCAGTCCAGGTCAAGCTTGTGTGGCATATAAAGGTGAACAAGTTATCGGTGGAGGGTGGATATGTTCTTAA
- the ppa gene encoding inorganic diphosphatase has product MDLSKITTKPDAISVVIEISANAEPVKYEFNKELGLLQVDRFLSTSMTYPCNYGFIPNTCAGDGDPADVLVLTQFPLAPGVLISVRPVGALLTKDEKGEDEKILAVPISSVDSYYDNIKNYSDLPKNLLDKISHFFSHYKDLEKGKTVTVGEWANVEKAKKIIEKSRN; this is encoded by the coding sequence ATGGATTTAAGTAAAATAACAACAAAACCAGATGCAATAAGTGTAGTAATTGAAATAAGTGCAAATGCTGAACCTGTAAAGTATGAATTTAATAAAGAGCTCGGATTATTACAAGTTGACAGATTTTTGTCTACCTCAATGACTTATCCTTGCAATTATGGGTTTATACCAAATACCTGCGCAGGTGATGGTGACCCTGCGGATGTTTTGGTGCTAACTCAATTTCCTTTAGCGCCTGGAGTTTTGATATCGGTGCGTCCAGTAGGTGCATTACTTACCAAAGACGAGAAAGGAGAGGATGAAAAAATATTAGCTGTGCCTATCTCCAGTGTTGATAGCTATTATGACAATATAAAGAACTATTCTGACTTACCTAAAAACTTATTAGATAAAATTTCTCATTTCTTTTCTCATTATAAAGATTTAGAAAAGGGAAAAACGGTAACAGTTGGAGAATGGGCTAATGTAGAAAAAGCAAAAAAAATCATTGAAAAAAGTAGAAATTAG
- a CDS encoding SurA N-terminal domain-containing protein — MHKILILILIMLPLRLLATEIEIVADVNGEPISNLDIERRINFINSLLGIQKINQKEVKSQILRQLIDEIIIVSEAQKMNIELSNEELNNAVTLFLTQSLKLEADEVDQYVKKHNIDLNTLKKQIKCQLLWNKIIEVGVVPLINVSDKEVDDIRKQKEKPDYLIIFQEFVIPDQKMAEDLVKKLRSSSNPESSIKMRKATVNLSQLKGNLKDVLEGLKISDVADPISLSEGYSVIKVIDKVQLDHTLLESTLKVKQVVVKDSESLLSNFKEQKVSCLNFDKLADDFKLPSAKEFKVKMRDLNPDLQILFSKTSVNEIVEFRENSTAKLMMLCDIKSNAVDIEAIKQEMYQQKIMIQSNLLLDNMRKNAAVSYRFN, encoded by the coding sequence ATGCATAAAATACTAATTTTGATATTAATAATGCTGCCGCTTAGGTTACTTGCAACTGAGATTGAAATTGTTGCAGATGTAAATGGTGAGCCAATTTCAAATTTAGATATCGAAAGACGTATCAACTTCATAAATTCATTGCTTGGCATTCAGAAGATTAATCAAAAAGAGGTAAAATCTCAAATTCTAAGACAGTTAATAGACGAAATTATCATTGTCAGCGAAGCGCAGAAGATGAATATAGAATTGAGTAACGAGGAGTTAAATAATGCTGTCACATTATTCTTAACTCAAAGTTTAAAACTTGAGGCTGATGAAGTTGATCAATACGTAAAAAAGCATAATATAGATCTCAATACCCTAAAAAAACAAATAAAGTGTCAGCTACTGTGGAACAAGATTATTGAAGTAGGAGTTGTACCGCTTATCAATGTAAGTGATAAAGAAGTGGATGACATAAGAAAGCAAAAAGAGAAGCCTGACTACCTTATTATATTTCAGGAGTTTGTAATTCCTGATCAGAAGATGGCTGAAGATTTAGTAAAAAAATTACGTAGCAGTAGTAATCCAGAATCTTCAATAAAGATGCGCAAAGCAACCGTTAATTTAAGTCAGCTAAAAGGTAATCTCAAGGACGTTTTGGAAGGATTAAAAATCAGTGATGTAGCAGATCCGATTAGTTTAAGTGAAGGTTACTCTGTTATAAAAGTCATAGATAAGGTACAGCTCGATCATACACTGCTGGAAAGTACTTTAAAAGTAAAACAAGTTGTAGTTAAAGATTCAGAAAGTTTACTCTCTAATTTTAAGGAGCAAAAGGTCAGTTGTTTAAATTTTGACAAATTAGCAGATGATTTCAAATTGCCAAGCGCAAAAGAATTCAAAGTAAAGATGCGAGATTTAAATCCTGATTTACAGATTTTATTTAGTAAAACAAGTGTGAATGAAATAGTAGAATTCAGAGAAAATAGCACTGCAAAATTGATGATGTTATGTGATATCAAGAGTAATGCAGTAGACATAGAAGCAATCAAACAGGAAATGTATCAACAAAAGATTATGATACAAAGCAACCTGTTATTAGATAATATGCGTAAAAATGCAGCTGTTAGTTATCGATTTAATTGA
- a CDS encoding oxidoreductase, translated as MKNIMLIGGGVGNAVLFSIGKACLENNHKVLYFAGYKKLSDVFKRALIERASNAVVWACEEGLIETSREQDKFFHGNIVDAIVSYQQEKVDINLNTIDKIITIGSDKMMKAVNEARKTILKPYLKPNHIAIASVNSPMQCMMKEICAQCIQQHINKETGEISFVYSCSNQDQDMELVDFDFLSERLKQNSLQEKLTAKWIEHVQRH; from the coding sequence ATGAAGAATATAATGCTGATTGGTGGCGGAGTTGGAAATGCAGTATTATTTTCAATAGGAAAAGCTTGTCTTGAAAACAATCATAAGGTTTTATATTTCGCTGGCTATAAGAAATTAAGTGATGTATTTAAACGAGCGCTGATAGAGCGTGCATCAAATGCAGTAGTTTGGGCATGTGAAGAAGGATTAATAGAAACAAGCAGAGAACAGGATAAATTCTTTCATGGTAATATAGTCGATGCAATCGTTTCTTATCAACAAGAAAAGGTCGATATTAATTTGAACACTATAGATAAAATCATCACTATTGGTTCTGATAAAATGATGAAGGCTGTAAATGAAGCTAGAAAAACAATTTTAAAACCATATCTGAAACCAAATCACATAGCAATAGCATCTGTTAATTCTCCTATGCAGTGTATGATGAAAGAAATCTGCGCTCAATGTATTCAGCAACACATAAATAAGGAAACGGGAGAAATAAGTTTTGTTTATAGTTGCAGTAATCAAGACCAAGATATGGAACTTGTTGACTTTGATTTTTTAAGTGAGCGCTTGAAGCAAAATAGTTTACAAGAAAAGCTCACTGCAAAATGGATAGAACATGTTCAAAGACACTAA
- a CDS encoding 5-formyltetrahydrofolate cyclo-ligase, whose protein sequence is MFKDTKQHKEELRKQYRTIRKDIDESYSSYAANSLINLFNKNFSCVKGKTIATYIPTDGEINVVPLMHHLLDLDYKVAVPNKNKLLKFEEWNKADEDIIPDTIITPVIAFDDHFNRLGFGGGWYDTMIEKLRPLGKIFIGVAYERQYCKNLPVEKHDQKLDIIITEICVRFESELLKKVDRKE, encoded by the coding sequence ATGTTCAAAGACACTAAACAGCACAAAGAGGAACTAAGGAAGCAATATAGAACCATAAGAAAAGATATTGATGAAAGTTACTCCAGTTATGCGGCAAATTCTCTTATTAATCTCTTTAACAAAAACTTCAGTTGCGTTAAAGGTAAAACAATAGCAACTTACATTCCAACAGACGGAGAAATTAATGTTGTGCCTTTGATGCATCATTTACTCGATTTAGATTATAAAGTAGCAGTCCCTAATAAAAACAAGTTATTAAAATTCGAAGAATGGAATAAAGCAGATGAAGATATAATCCCCGATACAATCATTACTCCTGTTATTGCTTTTGATGATCATTTTAATAGATTAGGTTTTGGCGGTGGTTGGTATGATACAATGATAGAAAAACTGCGGCCACTTGGAAAAATATTTATAGGCGTAGCCTATGAGAGGCAATATTGTAAAAATTTACCTGTAGAAAAACACGATCAAAAATTAGATATTATAATTACTGAGATATGTGTTAGATTTGAAAGTGAATTGCTCAAGAAGGTGGATAGAAAGGAGTAG
- a CDS encoding IS630 family transposase (programmed frameshift) has product MALRSKLLDEKVVESAKEMLKKVRNNAYVAKKLNAVIAAKKHSITAVAKICCISRKAITTWIKHIKFGREEKLFSPPQRRRKTILNQSQLEQIEVWIEENPNITIREMRIRIQERFGLNISKSTIHRNMQRMKFSYITPRPVHSGQDKNKQEEFKKNLNETIVMHSEKELFFFDESRFGTHSKVGHGWFKKGSRTQVKVKLGRENFYLYSAVNPRNGENFSLFAPNVNTACINIFLEQMSQYLGIRKAFLVMDCASWHKSKSLKIPKNIEIIYLPPYSPDLNPVERFWLYIKQNILRNKIYDTIVLLESALCKFITSLSPSTVKQLCNASYLVH; this is encoded by the exons ATGGCATTAAGATCAAAATTATTGGATGAAAAAGTGGTGGAATCAGCAAAAGAGATGCTGAAGAAAGTAAGAAATAATGCGTATGTTGCAAAAAAACTAAATGCTGTAATTGCAGCAAAAAAGCACAGTATAACAGCTGTAGCAAAAATATGTTGCATTTCGAGAAAGGCAATTACTACATGGATAAAGCACATAAAATTTGGAAGAGAAGAAAAATTATTTTCTCCACCTCAACGCCGTAGAAAAACTATATTGAACCAAAGTCAACTTGAACAAATTGAGGTGTGGATAGAGGAAAACCCCAATATTACTATTAGAGAAATGAGAATAAGAATCCAAGAAAGATTTGGTTTGAATATCAGCAAATCCACAATACATCGTAATATGCAAAGAATGAAATTCTCATATATCACACCAAGACCAGTTCATAGTGGACAGGATAAAAATAAGCAAGAGGAGTTT AAAAAAAACCTCAATGAAACTATTGTCATGCATTCTGAAAAAGAGCTATTTTTCTTCGATGAATCACGGTTTGGTACACATTCAAAAGTTGGACATGGGTGGTTTAAAAAAGGCAGTAGGACACAGGTTAAGGTAAAATTAGGTAGGGAAAATTTTTATCTCTATAGTGCAGTTAATCCCAGAAATGGAGAGAATTTTAGCTTATTTGCACCAAACGTCAACACTGCTTGTATAAATATATTCCTTGAACAGATGTCGCAATATTTAGGAATACGAAAGGCTTTTCTCGTGATGGATTGCGCTAGTTGGCATAAGTCAAAAAGTTTAAAGATACCTAAAAATATCGAAATTATATACCTACCACCATACTCACCTGACCTCAATCCTGTTGAGAGGTTTTGGTTATATATAAAACAGAACATTTTGCGCAATAAAATCTACGATACAATTGTTCTGCTTGAGAGCGCTTTGTGTAAATTTATTACCTCTCTTTCCCCTTCCACGGTTAAACAACTCTGCAATGCTTCTTATTTGGTTCATTAA
- a CDS encoding recombinase family protein codes for MIRRLRDKSIRTRTGKKVWCPIIIWKVLRNPAYKGQAAFGKLKRVEKRERNKQKVSICRTDEDSWIYIPVPKIVDEGLFNKVQKQLDENRKRARMQREGGKKKYLLQGLVVCQNCGYAYSGAQCGVEGKKFSYYRCSSTIRITDGREKCTNKLVRTDMLETAIWEKVKNLLKNPEIIKNEYHRRIAENKNDESSDKKLARRENQIKQGIEKLMEDYYSQENVGDKGYISEEEFKQTMKRMRERLRGIEEEKKKVVDQKAIEKGMNLIINSIKSLYSSVKSNLEQLDWQTKRGIIKALVERIQIGYDQVEVAFRIEEPAQDGEIFNLQREC; via the coding sequence GTGATACGTAGACTAAGAGATAAGTCAATTAGAACAAGAACTGGAAAGAAGGTGTGGTGTCCAATAATAATTTGGAAGGTGTTAAGAAATCCAGCATATAAAGGACAAGCAGCGTTTGGTAAATTAAAGAGGGTTGAAAAAAGAGAAAGAAATAAACAAAAGGTTTCTATCTGTCGCACAGATGAGGACAGCTGGATTTATATACCAGTACCAAAAATAGTTGATGAAGGGTTATTTAATAAAGTACAAAAGCAACTGGATGAAAATAGAAAAAGAGCAAGGATGCAGAGAGAGGGAGGAAAAAAGAAATACCTATTACAAGGTCTAGTTGTGTGTCAAAACTGTGGATATGCGTATAGTGGTGCACAATGTGGAGTTGAGGGAAAAAAGTTTAGCTATTATCGCTGTAGTAGTACTATACGTATTACTGATGGTAGGGAGAAGTGTACTAATAAATTGGTCCGTACAGATATGTTAGAAACAGCTATATGGGAAAAGGTGAAAAATTTACTAAAAAACCCAGAGATAATAAAAAATGAGTATCACCGTAGAATTGCAGAAAATAAAAATGATGAATCATCAGATAAGAAGCTTGCAAGAAGAGAAAATCAAATAAAACAAGGCATCGAAAAGTTAATGGAAGACTATTATAGTCAAGAAAATGTAGGAGATAAAGGATATATAAGTGAGGAAGAATTTAAACAGACGATGAAAAGAATGAGGGAACGCTTAAGAGGGATAGAAGAAGAGAAGAAAAAGGTAGTTGATCAAAAAGCGATAGAGAAGGGAATGAACCTTATCATCAACAGTATAAAGAGTCTTTATTCCAGTGTAAAATCTAATTTGGAACAGCTAGATTGGCAAACTAAGCGTGGCATCATTAAAGCATTAGTAGAACGAATTCAGATTGGTTATGACCAGGTAGAAGTGGCGTTTAGAATAGAAGAACCAGCACAGGATGGAGAGATTTTTAATTTGCAACGGGAGTGTTAA
- a CDS encoding recombinase family protein, translating to MSNAPYGYRYIAKHVGEGSAQFEINQEEADVVCKIFNWIGQERVSINEVIRRLSEIPVITQTGKERWKRSTIWKMLKNPAYIGRAAYGKTKACSKPQVRKSKKGRERSKKCVKPKKKVIN from the coding sequence ATGAGTAATGCACCTTATGGTTATCGCTACATAGCAAAACATGTAGGTGAAGGAAGTGCTCAGTTTGAAATTAATCAAGAAGAAGCGGATGTAGTGTGCAAAATATTTAATTGGATTGGCCAAGAAAGAGTAAGCATCAATGAAGTTATACGTAGACTTAGCGAGATACCGGTAATAACACAAACAGGAAAAGAACGTTGGAAAAGAAGTACTATCTGGAAAATGTTAAAAAATCCTGCTTATATAGGACGAGCAGCTTATGGTAAAACTAAGGCATGCTCGAAACCACAAGTAAGAAAGTCAAAAAAAGGAAGGGAACGTTCAAAAAAGTGTGTCAAACCGAAAAAAAAAGTAATAAATTGA